A DNA window from Paraclostridium bifermentans contains the following coding sequences:
- the scpB gene encoding SMC-Scp complex subunit ScpB, with amino-acid sequence MRRDEIKNIIEAIMFAYSEPISIKDLNNAINEELSSKEIEIMLNSLIEEYKENNRGIQIIKLQDKYQMCTNKEYSEFVKNILEPKRKKTLSQATLETLTIIAYKQPVTKVEIEEIRGVKSDKVIQTLLENDLIYEAGRLDRIGKPIIYKTTNEFLKLLNIEKLEDLPSIEKYENE; translated from the coding sequence ATGAGACGTGATGAAATAAAAAATATTATAGAAGCTATAATGTTTGCATATAGTGAACCTATAAGTATAAAAGATTTAAATAATGCTATAAATGAGGAACTTTCTTCTAAAGAAATTGAGATAATGTTAAATAGTTTAATTGAAGAGTATAAAGAAAATAACAGAGGTATTCAAATTATTAAATTACAAGATAAATATCAAATGTGTACAAATAAAGAGTACTCAGAATTTGTAAAAAATATATTAGAGCCAAAAAGAAAGAAAACTTTAAGCCAAGCAACTCTAGAAACTTTAACAATTATTGCATATAAGCAGCCTGTAACAAAGGTTGAGATAGAAGAAATAAGAGGTGTTAAAAGTGATAAAGTTATACAAACGCTTCTTGAAAATGACCTTATATATGAAGCTGGAAGATTAGATAGAATTGGTAAACCTATAATTTATAAAACTACTAATGAGTTTTTAAAATTATTAAATATAGAAAAGCTAGAGGATTTACCGTCTATAGAAAAATATGAAAACGAATAG
- a CDS encoding site-2 protease family protein, which produces MNMLSQFLVTAVGIAVAISVHEFGHAYVAHLLGDDTAKMSGRMTLDPLKHLDPLGLIMLIIARFGWAKPVPVNPNNFKNYKVGNLIVSLAGPAFNLLTAIIFANLMRFANIEAVLIIFNAIVSYCIGFAAFNLLPLPPLDGWGIISTFIPLKYYDVAYKYESMSTFIFILLILTNFHLIILNPIVNVLYSIVATFII; this is translated from the coding sequence ATGAATATGTTAAGTCAGTTTTTGGTAACTGCAGTAGGAATAGCAGTTGCTATATCTGTTCATGAATTTGGACATGCATATGTAGCTCATCTTCTAGGAGATGATACTGCAAAAATGAGCGGAAGAATGACGTTAGATCCATTAAAACATCTGGATCCATTAGGACTTATAATGCTTATAATTGCAAGATTTGGGTGGGCAAAGCCAGTTCCTGTAAATCCAAATAATTTTAAAAATTATAAGGTTGGGAATTTAATAGTTTCTTTAGCAGGACCAGCATTTAATCTGTTGACTGCTATAATATTTGCAAACCTTATGAGATTTGCGAATATTGAAGCAGTACTAATTATATTTAATGCTATAGTTTCGTATTGTATAGGATTTGCAGCATTTAACCTATTACCATTGCCACCACTTGATGGATGGGGAATAATATCTACATTTATACCACTTAAATATTATGATGTTGCGTATAAGTATGAAAGTATGAGTACATTTATATTTATACTTTTAATATTAACTAATTTCCATTTAATAATATTAAATCCTATAGTAAATGTATTATATAGTATAGTGGCTACATTTATAATTTAA
- a CDS encoding D-alanyl-D-alanine carboxypeptidase family protein gives MRRFTSVVLAIMMVFMSFSFTAFADDKKANTSMELSSKSAILMDVGSGQILFEKNSHEKLPPASVTKVMTMLLAVEALDSGKIKLDDQVQISERASEMGGSQIFLEPGETQKVDDLLKGIAVASANDACVAMAEFIGGSEEEFVGMMNDKAKELGMKDTHFANTNGLPVDNHYTSAHDIALMSKELLKHEKITKYLTTWMDKIVVGKKQVSIGLANTNKMIKHYQGATGVKTGFTQEAKYCLSASAKRGETHLVAATLGAPTTQERFKDASSLLSYGFANYESVKLCSKGDAIATLKLDKAEENKVNLVAKDDLTALIKKGESKDFTKKIQVSENIKMPVKKGTKLGTINIYKGNNQVGKVDLVNEKDINKASYFRMFERVIDNMF, from the coding sequence ATGAGACGATTTACTAGTGTAGTTTTAGCTATTATGATGGTTTTTATGTCTTTTAGCTTTACAGCTTTTGCAGATGATAAAAAAGCTAATACATCTATGGAATTATCATCTAAATCAGCTATACTAATGGATGTAGGAAGTGGACAAATATTATTTGAAAAAAATTCACATGAGAAACTTCCTCCAGCAAGTGTTACAAAAGTAATGACAATGTTACTTGCAGTTGAAGCTTTAGATAGTGGAAAGATAAAGTTAGATGACCAGGTTCAAATAAGTGAAAGAGCATCGGAAATGGGTGGAAGTCAGATTTTCTTAGAACCAGGAGAAACTCAAAAGGTTGATGATTTACTAAAAGGTATCGCAGTTGCTTCTGCAAACGATGCATGTGTAGCTATGGCTGAGTTCATAGGAGGAAGTGAAGAAGAGTTTGTTGGTATGATGAATGATAAAGCAAAAGAATTGGGAATGAAAGATACTCATTTTGCTAATACAAACGGATTACCTGTAGACAATCACTATACATCAGCACATGATATAGCTTTAATGTCTAAAGAATTATTAAAGCATGAGAAAATAACTAAATATCTAACAACATGGATGGACAAAATAGTAGTTGGTAAAAAGCAAGTATCAATAGGTCTTGCTAATACTAATAAAATGATAAAACACTATCAAGGAGCAACTGGTGTAAAAACAGGATTTACTCAAGAAGCAAAATATTGTCTATCAGCATCAGCGAAAAGAGGAGAGACTCATTTAGTTGCAGCTACTTTAGGTGCTCCTACAACACAAGAAAGATTTAAAGATGCATCATCTCTTTTAAGTTATGGATTTGCAAACTATGAAAGTGTTAAATTATGCTCTAAAGGAGATGCTATAGCTACACTAAAATTAGATAAAGCTGAAGAAAATAAAGTTAACTTAGTTGCAAAAGACGATTTGACAGCTCTTATCAAAAAAGGTGAAAGTAAAGATTTTACTAAGAAAATACAAGTTAGTGAAAATATAAAAATGCCAGTTAAAAAAGGTACTAAATTAGGAACTATAAACATTTATAAAGGAAATAATCAAGTAGGTAAAGTTGATCTTGTAAATGAAAAAGATATAAATAAAGCAAGTTACTTTAGAATGTTTGAAAGAGTAATAGACAACATGTTTTAA
- a CDS encoding segregation and condensation protein A, which translates to MKYSVQLKVYEGPLDLLYDLIAKHKIDIKDISIIEITKQYLAYLDMLEEFDLEIASEFIIMASKLLQIKSKYLLYKQRNDEEEEDPRLELMEKLVEYKKFKNATEDLKTNVTYIEDVFYRKKEEIVVEENLDLETISLDSIVKILPHILKVKKDELEEVKDEKLNKIVRTRIISVEEKMHYVRDIMKEKENIRFTNLIDTYEKDEIIATFLSVLELIKTNEIMVVQDLFFEDILIKRNMES; encoded by the coding sequence ATGAAATATAGTGTACAACTTAAGGTGTATGAAGGGCCTCTAGATCTTTTATATGATCTTATAGCAAAGCATAAAATAGATATAAAGGATATATCTATAATAGAGATAACTAAACAATATCTAGCTTATTTAGATATGCTAGAAGAATTTGATTTAGAAATAGCAAGTGAATTTATAATAATGGCATCGAAGCTTTTACAAATAAAATCTAAATACTTACTATACAAGCAAAGAAATGATGAAGAAGAGGAAGACCCTAGACTTGAACTTATGGAAAAGCTTGTAGAGTATAAAAAGTTTAAAAATGCTACAGAAGATTTAAAAACCAATGTTACTTACATAGAAGATGTATTTTATAGAAAGAAAGAAGAGATAGTAGTTGAAGAAAATTTAGACTTAGAAACAATATCTCTAGACTCTATAGTAAAAATACTTCCTCATATATTAAAAGTAAAAAAAGATGAATTAGAAGAAGTAAAAGATGAAAAGTTAAACAAAATTGTTAGAACTCGTATTATATCTGTAGAAGAAAAGATGCACTATGTTAGAGATATCATGAAAGAAAAAGAAAATATAAGGTTTACAAATCTGATAGATACATATGAAAAAGATGAAATAATAGCAACTTTCTTATCGGTTTTAGAACTTATAAAAACAAATGAAATAATGGTTGTTCAAGACTTATTCTTTGAAGATATCTTAATAAAGAGGAATATGGAGAGTTAA
- a CDS encoding MarR family winged helix-turn-helix transcriptional regulator: MENKEISKLLIHSMNNYQNLIKATNTDRYKKGKVLTKKQFFTLVEIQKREKIELKNLSKELYVSTSSLCILLNKLVELGYVYREEDSKDRRNTFYGITAEGEVVVNTEIEKFMQIVNDKIDKLDLQKKKELEESLQKTINIMKEII; the protein is encoded by the coding sequence ATGGAAAATAAAGAAATATCAAAATTATTGATACATAGTATGAATAATTATCAAAATTTGATTAAAGCAACAAATACTGATAGATACAAAAAAGGTAAAGTATTAACAAAGAAACAATTTTTCACTTTAGTTGAAATTCAAAAGCGTGAAAAAATAGAGTTAAAGAATTTAAGTAAAGAGTTATATGTTTCAACATCTAGCTTATGTATACTTTTAAACAAGCTAGTAGAGTTAGGATATGTTTATAGAGAAGAAGATTCTAAAGATAGAAGAAATACTTTCTATGGTATAACAGCAGAAGGTGAAGTTGTAGTTAATACAGAAATAGAAAAGTTTATGCAGATAGTAAATGATAAAATAGATAAGTTAGATTTACAAAAGAAAAAAGAACTTGAAGAAAGTTTACAAAAAACTATTAATATAATGAAAGAAATAATATAG
- a CDS encoding leucyl aminopeptidase: MSIKIANEKKLIQETELSIFFIDSNKKVEFKEKALEALKEEFESTCCNIELNKVYTEDKFLNVMFVGLGNDENLSMDEIRNIGGDISRKLKKMKSKKVSFLNIEEYLNKDHVKALVEGLELGAYDFTKYITSNETDKEIVINLGLNESFNDSINEGELLAQMTLVSRSLVNEPANVIYPATLGYEVVELGKTFGFETEIYGKQEIENLGMDAFLAVAKGSDKEPKLIVMRYFGDKNSEDVLGLVGKGLTYDSGGYSIKPTNSMVDMKTDMGGAGAVIGAMCGIAKAKLNKNVIAVVAACENLISGNSYKPGDIINSMGKKTIEILNTDAEGRLTLIDAVYYAINKEKVNKVVDIATLTGAAVVALGDVATPVLTNNEEFYTLLDKAAKTSGEKIWRMPVFDEYKKVLKGKQADLNNSPGRDGGCITAGLFIGEFVGDTPWIHMDIAGTSVSSKESGYKSKGATGEGARTLYNLTKLI, encoded by the coding sequence ATGAGTATAAAGATTGCAAATGAAAAAAAATTGATACAAGAAACTGAGTTAAGTATATTTTTTATAGACAGCAATAAAAAAGTTGAATTTAAAGAAAAGGCTTTAGAAGCTTTAAAAGAAGAGTTTGAGTCTACTTGTTGTAATATAGAATTAAATAAAGTATATACAGAAGATAAATTTTTAAACGTAATGTTTGTTGGATTAGGAAATGATGAAAACTTATCTATGGATGAAATAAGAAATATTGGTGGAGACATATCAAGAAAATTGAAAAAAATGAAATCTAAAAAGGTAAGTTTTTTAAATATAGAAGAGTACTTAAATAAAGATCATGTAAAAGCTTTAGTAGAAGGTCTTGAATTAGGGGCATATGATTTTACTAAGTATATTACAAGTAATGAAACTGATAAAGAAATAGTAATAAATTTAGGCTTAAATGAAAGCTTCAACGATAGTATAAATGAAGGTGAATTACTTGCACAAATGACATTAGTATCAAGAAGCCTAGTGAATGAACCAGCAAATGTTATATACCCAGCGACTCTAGGTTATGAAGTTGTAGAATTAGGTAAAACGTTTGGCTTTGAAACAGAGATATATGGTAAGCAAGAAATTGAAAATTTAGGAATGGATGCATTCTTAGCAGTAGCTAAAGGTTCTGATAAAGAGCCTAAACTTATAGTTATGAGATACTTTGGAGATAAAAATAGTGAAGATGTATTAGGTTTAGTTGGAAAAGGATTAACATACGATTCAGGTGGATACTCTATAAAACCTACAAACTCTATGGTTGATATGAAAACAGACATGGGTGGAGCAGGAGCTGTAATTGGAGCTATGTGTGGTATTGCAAAAGCTAAACTTAATAAAAATGTTATAGCTGTAGTAGCTGCTTGTGAGAATTTAATTTCTGGAAATTCGTACAAGCCAGGAGATATAATAAATTCAATGGGCAAAAAAACAATAGAAATTTTAAACACAGATGCAGAAGGCAGATTAACTTTAATAGATGCTGTTTATTATGCTATAAATAAAGAAAAAGTTAATAAAGTTGTAGATATAGCTACATTGACAGGAGCAGCTGTAGTAGCCCTTGGAGATGTTGCAACACCTGTATTAACTAATAATGAAGAGTTTTATACTTTATTAGATAAAGCAGCAAAAACATCAGGTGAAAAAATCTGGAGAATGCCAGTATTTGATGAATATAAAAAAGTTTTAAAAGGTAAGCAAGCTGATTTAAACAACAGCCCTGGTAGAGATGGTGGTTGTATAACTGCTGGATTATTTATAGGTGAATTTGTAGGAGATACTCCTTGGATTCATATGGATATAGCAGGAACTAGTGTTAGTTCTAAAGAAAGTGGATATAAATCTAAAGGAGCTACAGGAGAAGGAGCAAGAACTTTATATAATTTAACAAAATTAATTTAA
- a CDS encoding GerW family sporulation protein, which yields MRSASSIKSIMDTTLDSIRTTIDANTIIGDPIRTETTVVVPISKVTIGFGIGGGEYSRGQCERQNEKKEVQNTDDSNFAGGSAGAISLQPVAFVVVENGETRLMSLDHNINMVDNILSVTPKILEKIQKLKNNDCENKDNKEC from the coding sequence ATGAGATCGGCAAGTTCAATAAAGAGTATAATGGATACAACTCTTGATTCAATTAGGACAACTATTGATGCAAATACTATTATTGGAGATCCAATTAGAACTGAAACAACTGTAGTGGTTCCTATATCCAAAGTAACAATAGGATTTGGTATAGGTGGAGGCGAGTACTCAAGAGGACAATGTGAAAGACAAAATGAAAAAAAAGAAGTACAAAACACAGATGATTCAAACTTTGCAGGAGGAAGTGCAGGTGCTATATCGCTTCAACCAGTAGCATTTGTAGTAGTTGAAAATGGAGAAACAAGACTTATGAGCTTGGACCATAATATAAATATGGTTGATAATATATTAAGCGTTACACCTAAAATACTAGAAAAAATTCAAAAACTAAAAAATAATGATTGTGAAAATAAGGATAATAAAGAGTGTTAA
- a CDS encoding helix-turn-helix domain-containing protein, producing the protein MKDLIEFFESQLGKKINLYKYNKNDILKENHQVVVWDNQKYVIELIEENNINNLKGNFYLIYQKNVNKTLLNEILTTLYEDVNIVNYKGNFILNTNNIDLINKDTPQIIETESYEKTYIINLGQIKSKDEFDIKLDLTEKLKKYIAIENSDRKYFDIFDLALYNMIEICGTDIIYKNLFDYNLIYKIDNLVLETGIAFIENGFNISKTSNNIYLHRNTLIYRLEKIKDILGMDIKNFNEACIYYIIVKNYLVNKTI; encoded by the coding sequence GTGAAGGATTTAATAGAGTTTTTTGAAAGTCAATTGGGGAAAAAGATTAATTTATACAAATATAATAAAAATGATATTTTAAAAGAAAATCATCAAGTTGTAGTTTGGGACAATCAAAAGTATGTTATTGAACTTATAGAAGAGAATAATATTAATAATTTAAAAGGCAATTTTTATTTGATATATCAAAAGAATGTAAATAAGACTTTACTAAATGAGATTTTAACGACTCTATATGAAGATGTTAATATAGTAAACTATAAAGGAAATTTTATATTAAATACAAATAATATAGACTTAATAAATAAGGATACTCCTCAAATCATAGAGACTGAATCTTATGAAAAGACATACATAATAAATTTAGGGCAAATTAAAAGTAAAGATGAGTTTGATATTAAGCTAGATTTGACTGAAAAATTAAAAAAATACATAGCAATTGAAAATAGTGATAGGAAATATTTTGATATATTTGATTTAGCTTTATATAACATGATTGAGATATGTGGAACTGATATTATATATAAAAATTTATTTGATTATAATTTAATTTATAAGATAGATAATTTAGTTTTAGAAACTGGAATAGCTTTTATAGAAAATGGATTTAACATATCAAAGACATCTAACAATATATATTTGCATAGAAATACGTTAATATATAGACTAGAAAAAATTAAAGATATATTGGGAATGGATATAAAAAACTTTAATGAAGCTTGCATATACTATATAATTGTAAAGAATTATTTGGTAAACAAAACCATATAA